A DNA window from Chryseobacterium sp. MEBOG06 contains the following coding sequences:
- a CDS encoding TerD family protein: MSINLQKITLEKKGDTHSIDLTKTGISQKEIVINLNWSQPQQKKGFFSSLLGGNNSIDLDLGCFYELQNGKKDCIDGLQFANGNGGSREKLTRQGRYNDTPFIWHTGDDRGSNAGSGENILVNPNGINSLKRIVIYCFIYDGVARWNETNGIINIKASGNPDIEVEMGKQNDSRKFCAIAEILFFPNSMQVKKLVTFHNSHADCDKMYHWGMKWAPGSK, from the coding sequence ATGTCTATCAACCTACAGAAAATCACCCTTGAAAAAAAGGGTGACACTCACTCCATTGATCTTACCAAAACCGGGATTTCTCAAAAGGAAATCGTCATCAATCTCAACTGGTCACAACCTCAGCAAAAAAAGGGCTTTTTCTCAAGCTTATTAGGCGGAAACAATAGTATAGATCTGGATCTGGGATGCTTTTATGAATTACAGAATGGCAAGAAAGACTGTATAGACGGTCTTCAGTTTGCCAATGGCAATGGCGGAAGCAGAGAAAAACTGACCAGACAGGGAAGGTATAATGATACTCCGTTTATCTGGCATACGGGAGATGACCGTGGCTCAAATGCCGGTTCCGGTGAAAATATCCTTGTAAATCCCAATGGAATCAACAGTCTGAAAAGAATAGTGATCTATTGCTTCATCTATGACGGAGTTGCAAGATGGAATGAAACAAATGGCATAATCAATATCAAAGCTTCGGGAAATCCTGATATAGAAGTTGAAATGGGCAAACAGAATGACTCCAGAAAATTCTGCGCTATTGCAGAAATCCTCTTCTTTCCCAATTCTATGCAGGTAAAAAAACTGGTCACCTTCCATAATTCTCATGCCGATTGTGATAAAATGTATCATTGGGGAATGAAATGGGCACCAGGATCTAAATAA
- a CDS encoding vWA domain-containing protein has product MRRLPVYLLLDISGSMSGEPIESVKNGVQMMLHSLRKDPQAIETAFVSIITFDSEAKQLVPLTDLASFQMLDLKASGTTSLGAALGLLADKMQSEIIKTTPEQKGDWKPLSFIMTDGVPTDNWQAGYQKLKSVNKGLIVGCAAGQGADDTVLRQITEAVVKLDNADSESISKFFQWVTASISTTSTKVETTGVELAGIDQLPPPPSELVIVA; this is encoded by the coding sequence ATGAGAAGATTACCCGTCTATTTACTACTTGATATATCAGGATCAATGTCCGGAGAACCTATTGAATCCGTGAAAAATGGAGTACAGATGATGCTTCATTCACTAAGGAAGGATCCTCAGGCCATAGAAACAGCTTTTGTAAGCATTATTACTTTTGACAGTGAAGCGAAACAGCTTGTTCCCTTAACAGATTTAGCCTCTTTTCAGATGCTGGACCTGAAAGCTTCCGGAACTACTTCTTTAGGGGCAGCATTAGGCCTTTTAGCAGACAAAATGCAATCTGAAATTATCAAAACAACACCTGAACAAAAAGGGGACTGGAAACCTCTGTCTTTTATTATGACAGATGGTGTCCCTACTGATAACTGGCAGGCAGGATATCAAAAATTAAAATCAGTAAATAAAGGATTGATCGTAGGATGTGCTGCCGGGCAGGGAGCTGATGATACTGTGCTGAGGCAGATTACTGAAGCAGTTGTAAAATTGGATAATGCAGACTCTGAAAGTATCTCAAAGTTCTTTCAATGGGTTACCGCTTCTATTTCCACTACTTCTACCAAAGTTGAAACAACCGGTGTGGAACTGGCAGGAATAGATCAGCTGCCTCCTCCTCCATCCGAACTGGTAATTGTAGCTTAG
- a CDS encoding vWA domain-containing protein, which produces MNRRLLTYFLLDTSGSMRGEPIQALNNGFNGLISMLRADPQAMDSLYISVITYNREVHNIIPLIDLASFQPIEIVCPDSGPTHTGDALEMTCNLVNKEIIKGSPDRKGDWKPLLFVFTDGKPSDIQKYREMIPQIKSLDFGVIVGCAAGPDAEVSFLQELTNHVVKLESTDANTLTTFFKWVSTSIEMGGRSQGTGETMILPPPPRELNIII; this is translated from the coding sequence ATGAACAGAAGATTATTAACCTATTTTCTTTTAGATACTTCCGGTTCAATGCGTGGGGAACCTATTCAGGCTTTAAACAATGGCTTCAACGGGCTCATAAGTATGCTGCGGGCAGATCCGCAGGCAATGGATTCTCTTTATATAAGTGTTATCACCTATAACCGTGAAGTTCATAATATCATCCCTCTCATTGATCTCGCAAGCTTTCAGCCTATAGAAATAGTATGCCCCGACAGTGGCCCCACTCACACAGGAGATGCACTTGAAATGACCTGTAATCTTGTTAATAAAGAAATTATCAAAGGCTCTCCGGACCGTAAAGGAGACTGGAAGCCTTTACTTTTTGTCTTTACTGATGGGAAACCTTCTGATATTCAGAAATACAGAGAAATGATCCCTCAAATAAAATCGCTGGATTTTGGAGTGATTGTAGGTTGTGCTGCAGGACCGGATGCAGAAGTAAGCTTTCTGCAGGAACTTACAAATCATGTTGTAAAGCTGGAATCTACGGACGCCAATACCCTGACTACCTTTTTTAAATGGGTAAGCACCTCTATTGAAATGGGGGGAAGATCTCAGGGGACCGGCGAAACGATGATCTTACCGCCACCGCCAAGAGAATTAAACATCATCATATAA
- a CDS encoding protein phosphatase 2C domain-containing protein has translation METFLKGILKDFEIEENKVVETTISKLIQNAKVSDLEKSMTSIKKQVLDLFNMYRDKEEFREKNISLPNANAKKEYQFSFDPSENPNIIIRDIKNLDIVGLRFDAENCCITGTPTVANNIDIQIVFYNKNDKNETDDIKVVPFVVNADPKDLWIDKPSDKGSRFAKSDTASLSATFLDKKIVIASKRGRSHAHAGTFRDDDFYVQDLPDDWAIAAIADGAGSAQYARMGSQIATEFISKSFDDSDLLTLLSNHVTDFFCETIKPEMPDTVESDHNPSIANENKDTAPDHETTEKQTNNNKLQKKSAIINILYKSVRNLYHELKNFADKEALSIKDLNTTIIFSLAKKFEFGYVVLTFGVGDCPINILTDNDEKVQLLNVMDVGDVGGATRFITMNEIFSNPDMGSRFGINCFEDFSKLFLMTDGIYDPKFLVESKLENIENWKEFLKDLNGENEEVVKVDFEEDTDIEAQLLHWMDFWSKGNHDDRTIAIIY, from the coding sequence ATGGAAACATTTTTAAAAGGAATTTTAAAAGATTTTGAGATCGAAGAAAATAAAGTAGTGGAGACTACTATTTCAAAACTGATACAAAATGCTAAAGTAAGCGATCTCGAAAAATCGATGACCTCAATAAAGAAACAGGTTTTAGACCTATTTAATATGTACAGAGATAAAGAGGAATTTAGAGAAAAGAATATCAGCCTTCCGAACGCCAATGCCAAAAAGGAATATCAGTTTTCATTTGATCCAAGTGAAAATCCCAATATTATTATTCGAGACATCAAAAATCTTGATATTGTGGGGCTTCGTTTTGATGCTGAGAACTGTTGCATCACAGGAACCCCTACAGTGGCCAATAATATTGATATTCAAATTGTCTTTTACAACAAAAATGATAAAAACGAAACAGATGATATTAAGGTCGTTCCATTTGTCGTCAATGCAGATCCAAAAGATCTCTGGATAGATAAACCCAGTGATAAAGGGAGTCGATTTGCTAAATCCGATACGGCTAGCCTCTCTGCAACGTTTCTTGATAAAAAAATTGTAATAGCCTCCAAACGGGGACGTTCACACGCACATGCAGGAACTTTTAGAGATGATGATTTCTATGTACAGGATTTACCGGATGACTGGGCGATTGCAGCCATTGCAGATGGTGCAGGATCTGCTCAATATGCACGTATGGGTTCACAAATCGCAACAGAATTTATTTCGAAAAGTTTTGATGATTCTGATCTGCTCACCTTACTTTCAAATCATGTCACTGATTTTTTCTGCGAGACAATAAAGCCTGAAATGCCAGATACTGTGGAGAGTGATCATAATCCTTCTATTGCAAACGAAAATAAAGATACAGCACCTGATCATGAAACTACTGAAAAACAAACAAATAACAACAAGCTTCAAAAAAAATCGGCGATCATCAATATTCTTTATAAAAGTGTAAGAAATCTGTATCATGAACTTAAAAACTTCGCAGATAAAGAGGCTTTAAGCATTAAGGATCTGAATACAACGATCATCTTTTCTCTTGCCAAAAAATTTGAATTTGGTTATGTGGTACTCACTTTTGGTGTAGGTGACTGCCCTATTAATATACTTACGGATAATGATGAAAAGGTCCAGCTTCTTAATGTAATGGATGTAGGAGATGTTGGCGGAGCAACCCGTTTTATCACGATGAATGAAATATTTTCAAATCCTGATATGGGATCACGCTTCGGAATCAACTGCTTTGAAGATTTTTCAAAACTATTTCTGATGACAGATGGAATATATGATCCAAAATTTCTTGTTGAAAGCAAGCTGGAGAATATTGAAAACTGGAAGGAGTTTTTAAAGGATCTCAATGGTGAAAATGAAGAAGTGGTAAAAGTAGATTTCGAAGAAGACACCGATATCGAAGCACAATTGCTTCACTGGATGGACTTTTGGAGCAAAGGAAATCATGATGACAGAACAATAGCTATAATCTACTGA
- a CDS encoding helix-hairpin-helix domain-containing protein: MNIIKIHSVIDPTRSYEYVDDGNPKVGGVKDVYFSPDKKYAVAFFRDPIDFNHKESLKKIVTLYHNNIKNGSSSDYFLDEIYRWPYDAVEKSGKWGVIVPFYNKKFFFEKGYSSNETIKNGEKIGKWFTTPSFRNKQYPLSLDKSELGDWLSYFQIAINISRGVKKMHQMGLAHSDLSYNNVLVDPVTKSACIIDIDGLVVPGLIPAKVIGTADFIAPEVLKTKHLHIEDSNRILPNQKTDLHALPVLIYMYLLRRHPFRGGKIWDLDAEKDEMLAMGEKAVFIEHPDNTVNRVKSNHLKKWNTFWGDPEKSPFTITGPYLTDLFKKAFIDGLHNPLLRPIANEWETALLKTVDLIQPCSNPDCDEKWYVFDNTSVPKCPFCGTAHKGSLPIIDLYYKFKDNVWKPENHRLMVYHNQYLFKWHVSKKVIRNESLTKEDKKPVGYFTFYQNKWMLVNQGLSSMKDLSENKEIPINSMVEIKDGKKIILSDEEGGRLMYITLINK; encoded by the coding sequence ATGAATATTATAAAGATACACTCTGTTATCGACCCAACCAGAAGTTATGAATACGTTGATGACGGAAATCCTAAAGTAGGTGGAGTAAAAGATGTCTATTTTTCACCTGATAAGAAATATGCCGTAGCTTTCTTTCGTGATCCTATTGATTTTAACCACAAAGAGAGTCTTAAAAAAATTGTAACTCTCTACCATAACAATATAAAAAATGGAAGCTCTTCTGATTATTTTTTAGATGAAATCTACAGATGGCCTTATGACGCTGTAGAAAAAAGCGGGAAATGGGGAGTGATTGTACCTTTTTATAATAAAAAATTTTTCTTTGAAAAAGGATATTCATCTAATGAAACCATAAAAAACGGTGAAAAAATCGGAAAATGGTTTACCACTCCTTCTTTCAGGAATAAACAATATCCATTGTCTCTGGACAAGTCTGAGCTGGGAGACTGGCTGAGCTACTTCCAAATTGCCATTAATATCTCCAGAGGAGTCAAAAAAATGCATCAAATGGGATTGGCTCATTCAGATCTCTCTTATAACAATGTACTTGTAGATCCGGTGACAAAATCTGCCTGCATTATAGATATTGACGGCCTTGTAGTACCGGGACTTATCCCTGCAAAGGTAATAGGAACCGCTGATTTTATCGCTCCCGAGGTTTTAAAAACAAAACATCTTCACATTGAAGATTCTAACCGTATACTTCCCAATCAAAAAACAGATCTTCACGCCCTTCCCGTTCTTATTTATATGTATCTGCTCCGAAGACATCCCTTCAGAGGAGGAAAAATATGGGATCTTGATGCTGAAAAAGATGAAATGCTTGCCATGGGAGAAAAGGCTGTTTTCATTGAGCATCCTGACAATACCGTTAACAGGGTAAAATCTAACCATCTGAAGAAATGGAATACATTTTGGGGAGATCCTGAAAAATCCCCCTTCACCATTACTGGTCCTTATCTGACTGATCTCTTTAAAAAGGCTTTTATTGACGGGCTTCACAATCCCCTGCTAAGACCCATTGCCAATGAATGGGAGACCGCTCTTTTAAAAACGGTAGACCTTATACAGCCCTGCAGCAACCCTGATTGTGATGAAAAATGGTATGTATTTGATAATACATCAGTTCCCAAATGTCCTTTTTGCGGGACGGCCCACAAAGGCAGCCTGCCTATTATTGATCTGTATTATAAGTTTAAAGACAATGTATGGAAGCCGGAGAATCACAGGCTGATGGTATATCATAACCAATATCTTTTCAAATGGCATGTTTCTAAAAAAGTAATCCGAAATGAAAGTCTTACAAAAGAGGATAAGAAGCCTGTAGGATATTTTACATTTTATCAGAATAAATGGATGCTTGTCAACCAGGGATTATCTTCCATGAAAGATTTGTCTGAAAATAAAGAGATCCCTATCAATTCTATGGTAGAAATAAAGGACGGAAAGAAAATCATCCTTTCTGATGAGGAAGGTGGAAGACTTATGTACATTACTTTAATTAATAAATAA
- a CDS encoding TerC/Alx family metal homeostasis membrane protein, translating to MNQQNMIDLHPGLIVGFASVVIIMLLLDLGIFNKKAHEVSTKEATIWSIIWISLSMVFSGVIYLIFSRDTGGHALAIEKFSQFQAAYWIEKALSVDNLFVFILVFSFFKVPKYLHHKVLFWGILGALIFRAVFIFAGIGIINLTYLPEIEILGKAIRINIVMTLFGLFLIYAGIKSWGDGDDDDEKDFNDTAGAKLVKKSWKVSDNYAGDKFFTIQNGVKMATPLLIVVAVIEFTDVLFAVDSIPAIFAISKDPFILYTSNIFAILGLRSLYFLLANFIHMFSKLPYGLAIILSFIGIKMLISPWIHIPSPVSLGIVAGILIISVAISLIFPEKESVKTE from the coding sequence ATGAATCAACAAAATATGATCGACCTGCATCCGGGACTGATTGTGGGATTTGCATCAGTAGTTATCATTATGCTGCTGCTCGACCTGGGAATTTTCAATAAAAAAGCCCATGAAGTTTCCACAAAAGAAGCTACCATCTGGTCAATAATCTGGATTTCATTGTCTATGGTTTTCTCAGGGGTCATCTATCTGATATTCAGCCGTGATACAGGCGGGCATGCATTAGCAATTGAAAAATTTTCTCAGTTTCAGGCAGCTTACTGGATAGAGAAAGCACTTTCGGTTGACAACCTGTTTGTTTTTATCCTCGTCTTCAGCTTTTTTAAAGTTCCAAAATATCTGCATCACAAAGTATTATTCTGGGGAATTTTAGGGGCCTTGATTTTCAGGGCTGTATTTATATTTGCAGGCATCGGGATTATTAATTTAACCTATTTACCTGAAATAGAGATATTGGGTAAAGCCATCAGGATCAATATTGTAATGACTCTCTTTGGTTTGTTTCTGATCTATGCAGGGATTAAGTCCTGGGGAGATGGTGATGACGATGATGAAAAAGACTTTAATGATACTGCTGGTGCAAAACTGGTAAAAAAAAGCTGGAAAGTTTCCGATAATTATGCAGGAGACAAGTTTTTTACCATTCAAAACGGTGTTAAGATGGCAACTCCCCTTCTCATTGTCGTTGCTGTTATTGAATTTACTGATGTCTTGTTTGCTGTAGATTCTATACCTGCCATCTTTGCTATTTCCAAAGATCCTTTTATTCTTTATACGTCTAATATTTTTGCTATTCTGGGCTTACGTTCACTGTATTTTCTATTGGCTAATTTCATTCATATGTTTAGCAAACTCCCTTATGGTCTTGCTATTATTTTAAGTTTTATCGGAATAAAAATGCTGATATCTCCGTGGATTCATATTCCCTCTCCTGTTTCCTTAGGAATTGTAGCCGGAATATTAATCATCTCGGTCGCCATATCCCTTATTTTCCCTGAAAAAGAATCCGTCAAAACAGAATAA
- a CDS encoding NAD(P)H-dependent oxidoreductase encodes MKKIVVINGHPNKASFNFGIAKAYRKGALDSGAEVQEIVIAELQFNPNLQFGYQKKMELEPDLIKAWEIIQWADHLVWVHPIWWGGLPAVTKGFIDRLFLPGFAFKYKKDSLWWDKLLKGKTAHIITTIDQPGWYYRLMYGRPSVNQLKKSTLEFCGIKPVKVTYIGIIKTSDEKQRQKWLEKVKKLARNLK; translated from the coding sequence ATGAAAAAAATAGTAGTCATTAACGGGCATCCCAATAAAGCCTCTTTCAACTTTGGGATTGCAAAGGCTTATCGGAAAGGAGCTTTGGATTCAGGAGCTGAGGTACAGGAAATTGTTATTGCAGAGCTTCAGTTCAATCCTAACCTTCAGTTTGGCTATCAGAAAAAAATGGAACTTGAGCCTGACTTGATCAAAGCTTGGGAGATTATTCAGTGGGCGGATCATCTGGTTTGGGTACATCCCATCTGGTGGGGAGGTCTTCCGGCGGTTACCAAAGGATTTATAGACCGGCTTTTTTTACCAGGATTTGCCTTTAAATACAAAAAAGATTCATTGTGGTGGGATAAACTTTTAAAAGGAAAAACCGCACACATCATCACTACTATAGACCAGCCCGGCTGGTATTACCGCCTGATGTACGGAAGACCGAGTGTCAATCAGCTGAAAAAATCAACATTGGAATTTTGCGGAATCAAACCCGTGAAGGTAACTTACATCGGTATTATCAAAACTTCTGATGAAAAACAGAGACAGAAGTGGCTGGAGAAAGTAAAGAAGCTGGCACGAAATTTAAAGTAA
- a CDS encoding NAD-dependent epimerase/dehydratase family protein, producing the protein MEHNILIIGGNGLVGRTISRILQARNPQVSVYTGGRKGGKTSKDLKIDVTDPETFKAITDLKIDLIILSVNDKEDHILRFAIENRIDYLDITKPTPALMKAYAIAGKKEVKSRIVFSSGWMGGIVPGLVNAVSDQGSNIKETSLFVYYSVKDLAGESSAHFMAENVAVPFHRYQNDRPVSIRHFLNTETFDFSFGIGKRQAYNFDVPDLYILNHVERVPNVSVKMTYNSKFITWLLGSFQYLRIFNILSLKERKMIFGSSGNGDLSVFEIVVKDQTGSKKISLQSTKGQAELTALSAVIHTEELMRNPHENKVYFSHQLHEPLALMAQLNAYETVNINVTP; encoded by the coding sequence ATGGAACACAATATTCTGATTATCGGCGGAAACGGTTTAGTAGGTAGGACTATCTCCCGAATTCTGCAGGCAAGAAATCCTCAGGTGTCGGTTTATACCGGAGGAAGAAAGGGAGGTAAAACAAGCAAAGACCTGAAAATAGACGTCACAGATCCCGAAACTTTCAAAGCAATTACAGACCTTAAAATTGATCTTATCATTCTTTCGGTGAACGATAAAGAGGATCATATACTCCGTTTTGCTATTGAAAATAGAATAGACTATCTGGATATTACAAAACCTACTCCGGCTTTGATGAAAGCTTATGCTATTGCCGGAAAAAAAGAGGTGAAGAGCAGAATTGTATTCAGTTCCGGATGGATGGGAGGGATTGTACCGGGATTGGTGAATGCTGTTTCAGATCAGGGCTCGAATATTAAAGAGACCAGTCTTTTTGTATACTATTCAGTGAAAGATCTGGCAGGGGAGAGTTCAGCTCATTTTATGGCAGAAAATGTAGCGGTTCCTTTCCATCGTTATCAAAATGACAGGCCCGTTTCCATCAGGCATTTCTTAAACACAGAAACTTTTGATTTTTCTTTTGGAATAGGAAAGAGGCAGGCTTATAACTTTGATGTTCCGGATCTGTATATCCTGAACCATGTTGAGAGAGTTCCCAATGTAAGTGTGAAGATGACTTATAATTCAAAATTTATTACCTGGCTGCTGGGTAGTTTTCAGTACCTTAGGATTTTCAATATCTTATCTTTAAAGGAGAGAAAAATGATTTTCGGTTCCAGTGGAAATGGCGACCTGTCAGTTTTCGAAATTGTGGTAAAAGATCAGACGGGATCTAAAAAAATCAGTCTTCAAAGCACTAAAGGGCAGGCTGAACTGACGGCTTTATCAGCCGTTATACATACAGAAGAGTTAATGAGAAATCCTCATGAGAATAAGGTATACTTCAGTCATCAGCTGCATGAGCCTTTAGCATTAATGGCGCAGCTTAATGCTTACGAAACGGTCAATATCAATGTAACACCATGA
- a CDS encoding Crp/Fnr family transcriptional regulator, with translation MEHDYFRSFNLFSEGEIETFLKLFEFRKINKNDYFIQEGERCKEVAFIKSGLFRSFYISDEGKDMTYCFRFPNQMIAAYSSFISGAPSKENMQAIADAELMILRKEAVDELVQNNLNWTRFLKLIAEQEYLELETRFFQLQRDTAAQRYMALLENYPDYIRNIPLQYLASYLGITQRHLSRIRKEITF, from the coding sequence ATGGAACATGACTATTTTCGAAGCTTTAACTTATTTTCAGAAGGTGAGATTGAGACGTTTCTAAAACTTTTCGAATTCAGAAAAATCAATAAAAATGATTATTTCATACAGGAAGGGGAGCGGTGTAAAGAGGTTGCATTTATAAAATCTGGTCTTTTTCGTTCTTTTTATATCTCAGACGAAGGGAAAGACATGACCTATTGCTTTAGATTTCCTAACCAAATGATAGCTGCTTATTCTTCATTCATCTCAGGAGCTCCAAGTAAAGAAAATATGCAGGCCATTGCTGATGCCGAGCTGATGATCCTTAGAAAAGAAGCTGTAGATGAACTGGTACAGAATAATCTTAACTGGACACGGTTTTTAAAGCTGATTGCCGAGCAGGAATATCTTGAGCTGGAAACAAGGTTTTTTCAGCTTCAAAGAGACACTGCTGCTCAGAGATATATGGCTCTTCTTGAGAATTACCCTGATTATATCAGAAATATCCCCTTGCAGTACCTGGCTTCATATCTGGGAATTACACAAAGACATTTAAGCAGAATCAGAAAGGAAATAACCTTTTAG
- a CDS encoding aminopeptidase P family protein: protein MTSKEKVAALREEMQKNNIDAFIVYSADPHMSEYLPEEWQERAWLSGFLGSAGFVVVTKDKAGLWTDGRYFTQAALELDGSGIDLFKDGMEGTPNYIDWIISEIPAGGKVSVNALAASNANWELLSQKFNSKNITLIDFPLLKEVWKERGTPSANSIYVHPVERAGKSVADKLSAIRQKMEDQEATVHIISSLDDVAWTLNLRGSDVESNPVFLGYIVITKNDAVLFTGLEKMEVGARKQMDDAFVKMMPYEEFYNYLKGFKNEKVLVSPNSNQQIFETLKADNQFIKAPVPGNLMKAQKNEAELEGFRKVMVRDGVAMVKFLYWLTHNAGKEAMNEYSIGKKLKGFRAEGENFVGESFGSIVGYKENGAIMHYSAKKEGSKEVTNEATILVDSGGQYLEGTTDITRTFALGIPSEEFKRNSTLVLQGLIRLSMVKFPKGTKGVHLDAIARLPLWMEGKDFNHGTGHGVGSFMNVHEGPQNIRKDMNPQDLLPGMVCSNEPGYYLEGHYGIRHENLIAVKEAEKTIHGTFYEFETLTFCPFFKDTVVKEILSETEIAWLNSYHKTCEEKLAPYLEGQVKEWFLQLVSPL from the coding sequence ATGACTTCAAAGGAAAAAGTTGCTGCGCTTCGTGAAGAAATGCAGAAAAATAATATTGACGCATTTATCGTATATTCTGCAGACCCGCATATGAGTGAGTACCTTCCTGAAGAATGGCAGGAGAGAGCCTGGTTGTCAGGGTTCCTAGGTTCCGCAGGTTTTGTGGTTGTTACCAAAGACAAAGCGGGACTTTGGACAGATGGAAGATACTTCACACAAGCCGCTCTCGAACTGGATGGTTCAGGAATTGACCTTTTCAAAGACGGAATGGAAGGAACACCCAATTATATCGACTGGATTATTTCTGAAATCCCCGCAGGAGGTAAAGTATCTGTAAATGCTTTAGCAGCTTCTAATGCTAACTGGGAACTACTTTCTCAAAAATTTAATTCAAAAAATATTACCCTGATAGATTTTCCGCTTTTAAAAGAAGTCTGGAAAGAAAGAGGGACACCATCAGCCAATTCTATCTATGTACATCCTGTAGAAAGAGCAGGTAAATCTGTGGCTGATAAACTTTCTGCCATCCGCCAGAAAATGGAAGATCAGGAAGCTACCGTACACATTATATCAAGTCTGGATGATGTTGCATGGACATTGAACCTTAGAGGAAGTGATGTAGAAAGCAACCCTGTATTTTTAGGATATATTGTTATTACTAAAAATGATGCAGTTCTGTTTACAGGACTGGAAAAAATGGAAGTTGGTGCAAGAAAGCAGATGGACGATGCTTTTGTGAAAATGATGCCTTACGAAGAGTTTTATAACTATCTGAAAGGATTTAAAAATGAAAAAGTTTTAGTTTCTCCCAACAGCAACCAGCAGATTTTTGAAACTTTAAAAGCAGATAATCAGTTTATCAAAGCTCCGGTTCCGGGTAATCTTATGAAAGCTCAGAAAAATGAAGCTGAACTGGAGGGTTTCAGAAAGGTAATGGTGAGGGATGGCGTTGCTATGGTGAAATTCCTTTACTGGCTGACTCACAATGCAGGAAAAGAAGCGATGAATGAGTATTCTATCGGGAAAAAACTAAAAGGATTCCGTGCAGAAGGAGAAAACTTCGTAGGAGAAAGTTTCGGATCTATCGTAGGATATAAAGAGAATGGGGCTATCATGCACTATTCTGCAAAAAAAGAAGGAAGCAAAGAAGTTACCAATGAGGCAACAATTCTGGTAGATTCAGGAGGTCAGTATCTTGAAGGAACTACCGATATTACAAGAACATTTGCATTAGGAATACCTTCTGAAGAATTTAAAAGAAACTCCACATTGGTATTGCAGGGATTGATCCGTTTGTCAATGGTAAAGTTCCCGAAAGGAACAAAAGGAGTACACCTTGATGCTATTGCAAGACTTCCGTTATGGATGGAAGGTAAAGACTTCAACCACGGAACAGGACATGGAGTGGGAAGCTTTATGAACGTTCATGAAGGACCTCAGAATATCAGAAAAGATATGAATCCTCAGGATCTTCTTCCGGGAATGGTTTGTTCCAATGAGCCTGGATATTATCTTGAAGGACACTACGGAATTCGTCATGAAAACCTGATTGCAGTAAAAGAAGCAGAAAAAACAATTCACGGAACTTTCTACGAGTTTGAAACATTGACGTTCTGCCCGTTCTTTAAAGATACGGTGGTAAAAGAAATTTTATCTGAAACCGAAATTGCATGGTTAAACAGCTATCATAAAACATGTGAAGAAAAATTAGCCCCTTACTTAGAAGGGCAGGTTAAAGAATGGTTCTTACAATTGGTAAGCCCGCTTTAA
- a CDS encoding DUF6526 family protein, translating to MKQQNYNNHRKFYPPHHFIYLPILIILEILGIYKIWDDPEHKLSWILFSIVIFLLFYLAFMTRQHYALGLQNRMVILEFKQRYFEIFNKRSDETVEKLKFDQIAALRFAHDDEFKELLYKALHEKLSGDEIKKSTRNWRADRLRI from the coding sequence ATGAAACAACAGAATTACAATAATCACAGGAAATTTTATCCGCCACATCACTTTATTTACCTTCCTATATTAATCATATTGGAGATTTTGGGAATCTATAAAATATGGGATGATCCTGAACACAAACTAAGCTGGATACTTTTTTCGATTGTTATTTTTCTATTATTTTATCTGGCATTTATGACCAGACAGCATTACGCACTGGGGCTTCAAAACCGTATGGTTATCCTTGAGTTTAAGCAACGGTATTTTGAAATTTTCAATAAAAGATCTGATGAAACTGTTGAAAAATTAAAATTCGACCAGATTGCAGCATTGAGATTTGCACATGATGATGAATTCAAAGAACTTTTGTACAAAGCGCTTCACGAAAAACTTTCTGGTGACGAGATCAAAAAATCGACCAGAAACTGGAGAGCAGACCGACTCAGAATTTAA
- a CDS encoding phosphatidate cytidylyltransferase, translated as MKKWTLYSIAILTLLTLTSCEAVGTIFKAGMWWGIFLVCVIVVILLVIFSKGKSS; from the coding sequence ATGAAAAAATGGACATTATACAGTATTGCAATATTAACTTTACTGACACTTACAAGCTGCGAGGCAGTAGGAACAATTTTTAAAGCCGGAATGTGGTGGGGAATCTTCTTAGTCTGTGTAATTGTAGTGATTCTTTTAGTGATTTTCTCGAAGGGTAAAAGCTCTTAA